From the genome of Synchiropus splendidus isolate RoL2022-P1 chromosome 17, RoL_Sspl_1.0, whole genome shotgun sequence, one region includes:
- the znhit3 gene encoding zinc finger HIT domain-containing protein 3 gives MQICSVCSDQETKYRCPACKIRYCSLGCYKIHKETCAPVDGSSTSIADVKETSVTEPWNVDDLLHEDDITDKVPLQRLQQLAHSKELKDLLCNPHLRQLLLSVDSAESKDEAMKTAMQEPLFVEFSNQCLKIVEHEAELSSYVDDDDDF, from the exons ATGCAGATTTGTAGCGTTTGCAGCGATCAAGAAACGAAGTACAGATGTCCGGCTTGCAAAATAAGAta TTGTTCACTTGGCTGTTACAAGATACATAAAG AAACTTGTGCTCCTGTAGATGGGTCTTCAACATCGATTGCTGATGTGAAGGAGACTAGTGTCACGG AACCTTGGAATGTGGATGATCTTCTTCATGAGGATGACATAACAGATAAAGTGCCTCTGCAGCGCCTCCAGCAACTGG CTCATTCAAAAGAACTCAAGGATCTTCTTTGCAACCCACATCTGAGACAGTTGCTGCTGAGTGTGGACAGCGCTGAAAGTAAAGACGAGGCAATGAAGACCGCCATGCAGGAACCTCTGTTCGTGGAGTTTTCCAATCAATGCTTGAAAATTGTAGAACATGAAGCAGAATTGTCGTCTTatgtagatgatgatgacgatttttaa
- the gusb gene encoding beta-glucuronidase → MVPLKRSALPLRLCAWALCWGSVCSLGMLFPRETSSHELKPLNGLWSFRADKSPNRNEGFERAWYETKLSETGPVIDMPVPASYNDITQDPSLRDFIGWVWYEREVVLPSRWVADEATRLVLRVGSAHYYSMVWVNGVKVVEHEGGHLPFEAEVGSVLRKVPEATCRITIAVNNTLTLQTLPPGTIQHFNDRTKYPAGFFVQNINFDFFNYAGIHRPVVLYTTPLAYVDDITVVTDFLDDTGLVQYQVSVQNADTATLQVALTDASGRCVASSTGTSGVLKVPDVKLWWPYLMHDSPGYLYSLEVHMKADGNGSTYEDFYALPIGIRTVNVTSTQFLINNKPFYFHGVNKHEDSDIRGKGLDWPLIVKDFNLLKWLGANSFRTSHYPYAEEILQMCDRHGIVVIDECPGVGIKEISSFGNASLKHHLEVMDELVLRDKNHPSVVMWSVANEPASEMPPAEYYFKTLIAHTRSLDPTRPVTYITNSNFARDKGAPYVDVVCVNSYFSWYHDPGHLEVIAIQLNTQFENWYGKYQRPIIQSEYGADAVPGLHSDPPMMFTEEYQNAVLRIYHDVFDEKRKQYVVGELIWNFADFMTAQGITRVVGNKKGVFTRQRQPKAAAFVLKERYWRLANETGRLPLWAKYPCPL, encoded by the exons ATGGTTCCACTGAAAAGGAGCGCGTTGCCCTTGCGTTTGTGTGCGTGGGCGCTGTGCTGGGGCTCCGTGTGCTCGCTGGGAATGCTTTTCCCCCGGGAGACGTCCTCCCACGAGCTAAAGCCTCTGAACGGATTGTGGAGCTTCAGAGCGGACAAGTCCCCCAACCGGAATGAGGGCTTCGAAAGAGCGTGGTACGAAACCAAACTGTCGGAG ACTGGACCTGTCATTGACATGCCGGTGCCGGCCAGCTACAACGACATCACCCAGGACCCTTCCCTGAGAGATTTCATTGGCTGGGTTTGGTATGAGCGAGAGGTGGTGCTTCCTTCCCGCTGGGTCGCCGATGAAGCCACAAGATTAGTCCTGCGAGTGGGCAGCGCTCATTACTATTCCATGGTG TGGGTCAATGGGGTGAAAGTGGTGGAGCATGAAGGAGGCCATCTTCCTTTCGAGGCTGAGGTCGGAAGTGTCCTTCGCAAGGTCCCGGAGGCAACATGCAGAATCACCATAGCAGTCAACAACACTCTGACTCTGCAGACTCTTCCACCTGGAACCATCCAGCACTTCAATGACCGCACTAA GTATCCTGCAGGCTTTTTTGTACAAAACATCAACTTTGATTTCTTCAATTACGCTGGGATACACCGACCAGTGGTGCTATACACAACCCCTCTGGCTTATGTCGATGACATCACTGTGGTGACCGACTTCTTGGACGACACag GTTTGGTTCAGTACCAGGTTTCAGTCCAGAATGCTGACACCGCCACATTGCAAGTGGCACTGACCGATGCCAGCGGCCGCTGTGTGGCATCCTCCACTGGAACGTCTGGAGTCCTCAAAGTTCCAGATGTCAAGCTCTGGTGGCCGTACCTCATGCATGATTCGCCAGGTTACCTCTACTCTCTGGAG GTTCACATGAAAGCAGATGGTAACGGCTCCACATATGAGGATTTTTACGCTCTGCCTATTGGCATCAGAACCGTCAATGTCACCAGCACGCAGTTCCTCATCAACAACAAACCATTCTACTTCCATGGCGTCAATAAGCACGAAGACTCGGAT ATCCGGGGTAAAGGTCTGGACTGGCCGCTGATCGTGAAGGACTTCAACCTCCTCAAGTGGCTGGGAGCCAACTCCTTCCGCACCAGTCACTACCCATATGCAGAGGAGATCCTGCAGATGTGTGACCGTCACGGCATCGTGGTGATTGACGAGTGCCCGGGGGTCGGCATCAAGGAGAT atcAAGTTTTGGGAATGCATCCTTGAAGCATCACCTGGAAGTGATGGACGAGCTGGTGCTTCGGGACAAGAACCACCCGTCTGTGGTCATGTGGTCCGTAGCCAATGAGCCGGCTTCAGAGATGCCTCCTGCCGAATACTATTTCAA GACTCTGATCGCACATACCAGATCTCTGGACCCCACTCGGCCCGTCACTTACATCACAAACAGCAACTTTGCCAGGGACAAAGGG GCTCCATATGTGGATGTGGTGTGTGTGAACAGCTACTTCTCCTGGTACCACGACCCAGGTCATCTAGAGGTCATCGCCATTCAACTCAACACCCAGTTTGAGAACTGGTATGGAAAGTACCAGAGGCCCATCATCCAGAGTGAATATGGGGCCGATGCTGTACCAGGACTGCACAGC GACCCTCCCATGATGTTCACTGAGGAGTACCAGAATGCAGTACTGCGGATCTACCATGACGTGTTTGATGAGAAGAGGAAGCAATATGTAGTCGGTGAACTCATCTGGAACTTTGCAGACTTCATGACAGCACAAG GGATCACCAGGGTGGTGGGAAATAAGAAGGGCGTTTTCACCCGACAGCGGCAGCCTAAAGCTGCAGCGTTCGTTCTGAAGGAGAGGTATTGGAGGTTAGCGAACGAGACTGGCAGACTTCCTCTGTGGGCAAAATACCCATGTCCTTTGTGA
- the vkorc1l1 gene encoding vitamin K epoxide reductase complex subunit 1-like protein 1, which translates to MAAPVLRVSTPRWERIARLLVCLLGILLSLYAFHVEREKARDPSFRALCDVSSSISCSKVFSSRWGRGFGLLGSIFGNDSALNQPNSVYGIVFYAFQLLLGMTVSAMAALILMTTSILSVVGSLYLGYILYFVLKDLCVICITTYALNFILFILNYKRLVYLNEAWKQQLQAKRD; encoded by the exons ATGGCGGCGCCCGTCCTCAGAGTGTCCACCCCTCGGTGGGAGAGAATAGCGAGGCTTCTAGTCTGCTTACTCGGTATCCTACTTTCTCTCTACGCTTTTCACGTCGAGAGGGAAAAGGCTCGGGACCCGAGTTTTCGGGCTTTATGTGACGTCAGCAGCTCCATTAGCTGCTCCAAAGTGTTCAGCTCAAG ATGGGGTCGAGGATTTGGACTCCTGGGCTCAATTTTTGGGAATGACAGCGCACTGAACCAGCCAAACAGTGTCTACGGAATTGTCTTTTATGCTTTCCAGCTTCTACTAG GAATGACAGTCAGTGCCATGGCAGCACTTATTCTCATGACGACGTCCATCTTGTCGGTGGTGGGCTCCCTCTACCTGGGCTACATCCTCTACTTTGTCCTGAAGGACTTGTGCGTCATCTGCATCACCACATACGCGCTGAACTTCATTCTCTTTATTCTCAACTACAAGCGACTGGTTTACTTGAACGAGGCCTGGAAGCAGCAACTGCAGGCCAAAAGGGACTAA